In Musa acuminata AAA Group cultivar baxijiao chromosome BXJ3-9, Cavendish_Baxijiao_AAA, whole genome shotgun sequence, a single genomic region encodes these proteins:
- the LOC103997273 gene encoding chaperone protein dnaJ 20, chloroplastic-like has product MLSLSYPMCRPSLVPTPSARPRVLAAAMQTATMYELLSVAETAGQEEIKAAYRREARRWHPDACRVAGNERRYAESFIRAREAYEVLSDPVRRRHYDLALSADRGAAAIGANAASRAGGGREGARARKRIEDWDWEGQLQGLQRRSAAAAAGGEGTWAGRMRRARQTEPSI; this is encoded by the coding sequence ATGCTTTCTCTCTCTTATCCCATGTGCAGGCCCTCCTTGGTCCCGACGCCGAGTGCCCGGCCCCGTGTGTTGGCGGCGGCCATGCAGACGGCCACCATGTACGAGCTGTTGTCGGTGGCGGAGACGGCGGGGCAGGAGGAGATCAAGGCGGCGTACCGGAGGGAGGCGCGGCGGTGGCACCCGGACGCGTGCCGCGTCGCGGGGAACGAGCGCCGATACGCGGAGAGCTTCATTCGGGCGCGCGAGGCCTACGAGGTGCTCTCCGATCCCGTCCGCCGCCGCCACTATGACCTCGCTCTCTCCGCCGACCGCGGGGCAGCCGCCATCGGGGCCAACGCGGCGTCTCGCGCGGGCGGCGGCAGGGAGGGGGCCAGGGCCAGGAAGAGGATCGAGGACTGGGACTGGGAGGGCCAGCTGCAGGGACTGCAGCGGCGgtctgcggcggcggcggccggcgGAGAGGGGACGTGGGCCGGTCGGATGCGGAGGGCCCGCCAAACCGAGCCGTCCATTTGA
- the LOC135649684 gene encoding probable ADP-ribosylation factor GTPase-activating protein AGD14 has protein sequence MSSKKEDERNEKVIRGLLKLPPNRKCINCNSLGPQYVCINFWTFICVTCSGIHREFTHRVKSISMAKFTSQEVEALQRGGNQRARETFLRDWDMERMRLPDSSNLDKLREFIKAVYVDKKYASGKSSDKPPRDMQSHKNHEDHRRASSYHSFSQSPPYEDQYEERYTGKKPGFLSRKPGSDRGLYEGKISSFLYSPGHQGKQSYEDRSANETPNSRNSDYSVASGGDSSKFDSQSPNFQDTGYSSPPLRQVRDILIEDTQPPVLTTYPDANFKKNLNGLPRPQRTASSSSFGSFDSNSASLTPSSSSNIIDLVLEPENSSPAKHPEISAAPFLLQTSSSTLARSQDSFSLPIMQQPIPYSSSFTDVFAVNHQSSSTIPSEEKLTIPLSDSVGWATFDLPYQANNASELSKDPASMVSQANKQPVLQNATDDLFLSFADQHNEIASLSDPKDSSQAWDTFGFSDGNSQPASYEKLSQFSEAQVLVHNYPASRVLYANLQDQEVPVEDGSQNLSTDEFSALSAPFDDLSGSSFSSVLHLKGGNGNTLERKSTNPFDLPFDSDLDANDLFPDMSSLQSALPNPLLPANLLGGLPQTWFSPNSVAAFVPPVSQGSLAYNAGQVPSSQLRDVTSQGPVASIGGNPFA, from the exons ATGAGTAGCAAGAAGGAGGACGAAAGGAATGAGAAGGTCATTAGGGGTCTCCTGAAGCTTCCCCCCAACAGGAAGTGCATCAACTGCAACAGCCTG GGTCCACAGTATGTTTGCATCAATTTTTGGACTTTCATCTGCGTGACTTGCAGTGGAATACA TCGTGAGTTTACTCACCGTGTGAAATCGATATCTATGGCTAAATTTACTTCTCAAGAAGTTGAGGCTTTACAAAGAGGAGGCAATCAG CGTGCCAGAGAGACCTTTTTGAGGGATTGGGACATGGAAAGAATGAGGTTGCCTGATAGCAG CAACCTTGACAAGCTGAGGGAATTTATCAAAGCTGTTTATGTGGATAAGAAATATGCTAGTGGGAAATCCTCTGACAAGCCACCTAGAGACATGCAG AGCCACAAGAACCATGAAGATCACAGGAGAGCCAGTTCTTATCATTCCTTTTCACAGAGCCCACCTTATGAAGATCAATATGAAGAAAGATATACTGGTAAAAAGCCTGGATTTCTATCAAGAAAACCTGGTTCAGATCGTGGCCTTTATGAAGGCAAGATTTCTAGCTTCTTGTACAGTCCAGGTCACCAAGGAAAGCAGTCATATGAGGACAGATCAGCTAACGAGACTCCTAATTCAAGGAATTCAGATTACTCAGTTGCTAGTGGAGGAGATTCATCTAAATTTGATAGCCAGTCACCAAATTTTCAGGACACTGGTTATAGCAGTCCTCCTTTGCGGCAAGTAAGAGATATCTTAATTGAAGATACACAGCCCCCGGTGTTGACAACATATCCTGATGCAAATTTCAAAAAGAATTTAAATGGGCTCCCACGTCCACAG AGGACTGCATCATCAAGTAGCTTTGGATCCTTCGACAGCAATTCTGCATCTTTGACACCATCTAGCTCAAGTAACATAATTGATCTTGTTCTTGAGCCAGAGAATTCATCTCCAGCCAAGCATCCAGAGATATCTGCTGCTCCCTTTTTGTTGCAAACCTCTTCTTCCACACTTGCAAGGAGTCAGGATTCTTTTAGTCTACCAATTATGCAACAACCAATACCTTATTCATCTTCGTTTACAGATGTGTTTGCTGTTAACCATCAATCTTCATCTACCATACCTTCAGAAGAAAAATTGACCATACCATTATCTGATAGTGTAGGGTGGGCCACATTTGACTTACCTTATCAGGCAAACAATGCCTCTGAACTAAGCAAGGACCCTGCTTCTATGGTTTCTCAGGCAAACAAGCAACCAGTTCTACAAAATGCTACTGATGACCTTTTCTTATCTTTTGCTGACCAGCATAATGAAATTGCATCTTTGTCAGATCCAAAGGACAGTTCTCAG GCTTGGGATACTTTTGGTTTTTCTGATGGAAATTCTCAACCAGCATCATATGAGAAACTATCACAGTTCAGTGAAGCACAAGTTCTGGTGCATAACTATCCTGCATCACGTGTCCTATATGCAAATTTACAAGATCAAGAG GTACCTGTTGAGGATGGTTCGCAAAATTTGAGTACAGATGAATTTTCTGCTCTCAGTGCACCATTTGATGACCTATCTGGATCTTCATTTTCCTCAGTTCTACATCTGAAG GGGGGTAACGGGAACACTCTGGAACGAAAATCTACAAATCCATTTGATCTCCCATTTGATTCGGATCTAGATGCAAATGATTTG TTTCCGGACATGAGCTCATTGCAGTCTGCCCTGCCAAATCCACTTTTGCCTGCAAATCTACTTGGTGGATTGCCTCAAACATGGTTTTCACCGAATTCAGTTGCAGCATTTGTACCACCGGTCTCTCAAG GAAGCCTAGCGTACAATGCAGGACAAGTGCCAAGCTCTCAGTTGCG GGATGTAACTTCACAAGGCCCTGTTGCATCTATTGGCGGGAACCCTTTTGCTTAG